In Iodobacter fluviatilis, one DNA window encodes the following:
- a CDS encoding GNAT family N-acetyltransferase: MLLTKTCTAIIRQAKASDALAISQIRVAAWQAAYTPFMPEDFLKALNPASQLESLQAKLTAPSRDFYLAIADQQNQSLGFYALGKPRFESSGNSAELWALNVAPSAWRSGLGFELMQDAITKAKHFAYQRILLWCISENHAARVMPFT, from the coding sequence ATGCTCCTTACTAAAACTTGCACAGCGATTATCCGCCAAGCCAAAGCAAGCGATGCACTGGCCATCAGCCAGATCCGTGTCGCTGCATGGCAAGCCGCTTATACGCCGTTTATGCCAGAAGATTTTCTAAAAGCGCTCAATCCCGCCTCCCAGCTTGAATCGCTACAAGCCAAGCTAACCGCACCATCGCGAGATTTTTATCTGGCGATAGCCGATCAGCAGAATCAATCTTTGGGCTTTTATGCGCTGGGCAAGCCTCGTTTTGAAAGCAGTGGCAACAGCGCCGAACTCTGGGCGCTTAACGTTGCCCCAAGCGCATGGCGCAGCGGGCTTGGATTTGAATTGATGCAAGACGCCATCACCAAGGCGAAGCACTTTGCTTACCAACGTATTTTGCTGTGGTGCATCAGCGAAAACCACGCAGCACGGGTAATGCCGTTCACTTAA
- a CDS encoding IS4 family transposase, which yields MLIITPFCLNLHLFMPSHRVRSPEDFDPAILARGINPNWLNDALTATGTASVRRRKMPAERVVWLVIAMALFRRQSMPEVVAHLNLILPDEINPDISASSLTQARQRLGEEPLALLFGLCAAAWDERHQRGQSWRGLSRYAVDGTTLRAADSPENRAHFGAQSYASGVVSSYPQVRAVTLTALATHLVREAVFGEYGKNEMRYAHDIIEQIPDNSLTLFDKGFLSAEILLPLQQLGRQRHWLIPAKSNTQWERLSNDPHDYRVRMKVSPQARAKRADLPEYWEARAIEAITRQGQKRILLTSLLEAEKYPASEIAAQYSERWRIETSYREIKQAMLGDEITLRSGTPERVRQEIWGALIAYNLVRLEMAEIAKEAGAAATDLSFKMALRYLLCEWSWLALNSPGTLPKKLLNQRNRVGDLLLAGRRRGRECPRVVKAQPKRYPTRKILKTDLK from the coding sequence ATGCTTATCATTACGCCCTTTTGTTTAAATTTGCATTTGTTTATGCCCAGCCATCGTGTTCGCTCCCCTGAAGATTTTGACCCCGCCATCCTCGCTCGCGGCATTAACCCCAACTGGCTCAACGATGCGCTCACTGCAACCGGAACGGCCAGCGTGCGACGCCGCAAAATGCCTGCTGAACGCGTAGTCTGGCTCGTGATTGCCATGGCCTTGTTTCGTCGCCAATCCATGCCCGAGGTGGTCGCTCATTTGAATTTGATTTTGCCTGATGAGATCAATCCAGACATCTCCGCCAGTAGTCTGACCCAAGCTCGGCAACGCTTAGGTGAAGAACCCTTAGCGCTCTTATTCGGCTTGTGTGCTGCGGCTTGGGATGAGCGCCATCAACGCGGACAGAGTTGGCGTGGCTTGAGTCGATACGCCGTCGATGGCACGACGCTACGTGCCGCAGACTCACCAGAAAATCGCGCTCATTTTGGTGCACAAAGTTACGCCTCAGGCGTGGTATCGAGCTATCCGCAGGTGCGCGCAGTGACGCTCACGGCGCTGGCAACGCACTTAGTACGAGAGGCCGTCTTCGGTGAGTACGGCAAAAATGAGATGCGCTACGCGCATGACATCATCGAACAAATTCCAGATAACTCATTGACCCTATTCGACAAAGGCTTTTTAAGTGCCGAGATTTTGCTGCCCTTGCAACAGCTAGGTCGGCAGCGGCATTGGTTGATTCCGGCCAAAAGCAATACCCAGTGGGAGCGCCTGAGTAATGATCCTCACGATTATCGGGTGCGAATGAAAGTCTCACCGCAAGCCAGAGCCAAGCGAGCTGATTTGCCAGAGTATTGGGAAGCTCGTGCGATTGAAGCGATCACTCGACAAGGACAAAAGCGTATCTTATTAACGTCGTTGCTTGAGGCAGAAAAGTACCCTGCGAGTGAAATTGCGGCTCAATACAGCGAGCGGTGGCGCATAGAAACGAGTTATCGAGAAATCAAGCAGGCGATGTTGGGCGACGAAATTACTTTGCGCAGCGGCACGCCAGAACGGGTACGACAAGAGATTTGGGGAGCACTGATTGCGTATAATTTGGTGCGCTTGGAGATGGCTGAAATCGCAAAAGAAGCGGGCGCTGCGGCGACGGATTTGAGCTTCAAGATGGCGCTGCGCTACTTACTGTGTGAGTGGAGTTGGTTGGCGTTGAATAGCCCAGGTACGTTACCGAAAAAGCTGTTAAATCAGCGTAATCGGGTTGGAGATTTACTACTTGCAGGACGAAGACGGGGGCGAGAATGCCCCCGTGTAGTCAAAGCCCAGCCGAAGCGCTATCCGACACGAAAAATCTTGAAAACAGACCTTAAGTGA